One window from the genome of Eucalyptus grandis isolate ANBG69807.140 chromosome 7, ASM1654582v1, whole genome shotgun sequence encodes:
- the LOC104453008 gene encoding serine carboxypeptidase-like 18, whose amino-acid sequence MAVQKAMLNSTSKGIEKKWVCILLVLASASAASSQYIVETLPGFSGTLPFTLETGYITVGDVEFFYYFVQSTGNPGVDPLLLYMNGGPGCSGLNAFLFQLGPLKFNITDYTGGLPTLIYEPDAWTKTANIIFIDAPVGAGFSYATTASAYDSTDTSNTAQMQAFLRNWLAEHPSFQTNPVFVGSDSYAGVYTPMLATAILQGNEAGFEPYVHLKGMILSCPHTFTDLETNSKIPFAHRLALVSDALYESLEENCGGNFVDSTNTTCTEDLAAYDELIELISKQNVLEPDCAFLSPKSNKAFKSAISNQEKHRRSIQEFTKDYLVSLPRPRDLWCKNFDYLLVDIWGNYPGVQDALGVRQGTVSEFFRCNISLSYTVDVDNVLDYHKNLTSLGMQVLVFSGDHDMVIPHNGIETWIKWLDLTTDVDWRPWFVDGQVAGYTEKYTDGGYRLTYATIKGSGHSPPEYKRRECYKMFERWIHYYPL is encoded by the exons atgGCTGTGCAAAAGGCAATGTTGAATTCAACAAGCAAAGGCATTGAGAAGAAATGGGTGTGCATTTTGCTTGTGCTGGCGTCTGCCTCGGCTGCTTCATCTCAGTACATTGTGGAGACACTCCCCGGGTTTTCTGGAACACTACCTTTCACGCTGGAAACCGG GTACATAACCGTTGGCGACGTTGAGTTCTTCTACTACTTCGTGCAGTCTACCGGGAATCCTGGAGTCGATCCTCTTCTGCTTTACATGAATGGAGGTCCTGGGTGTTCGGGTTTGAATGCCTTCTTGTTCCAGCTTG GTCCACTTAAATTCAATATTACTGATTATACTGGGGGTTTGCCGACGTTAATTTACGAGCCAGATGCGTGGACTAAG ACAGCCAACATTATATTCATAGATGCACCAGTTGGCGCGGGTTTCTCCTATGCAACGACGGCATCGGCATACGATTCGACAGACACATCCAATACTGCACAGATGCAGGCCTTCTTAAGAAAT TGGTTGGCAGAACATCCGAGTTTCCAAACCAATCCAGTGTTTGTTGGTAGCGATTCTTATGCCGGTGTATATACTCCCATGCTTGCTACAGCGATTCTACAAG GGAATGAAGCTGGATTTGAACCATATGTCCACCTTAAG GGGATGATATTATCATGTCCCCACACGTTCACCGATCTTGAAACGAACTCAAAAATTCCATTTGCTCATAGGTTGGCCCTCGTCTCAGATGCACTTTATGAg TCTTTAGAAGAAAATTGCGGTGGGAATTTTGTGGATTCAACGAACACGACCTGCACAGAGGATCTGGCAGCGTACGATGAG CTAATCGAATTGATCAGCAAGCAAAATGTTCTTGAACCTGATTGTGCTTTCCTCTCACCAAAATCGAATAAAGCTTTCAAATCAGCAATATCAAACCAAGAGAAGCACAGGAGGTCCATCCAAGAGTTCACCAAGGATTATCTTGTGTCACTGCCGAGACCTCGCGATCTTTGGtgcaag AATTTCGACTATCTACTTGTCGATATATGGGGTAATTATCCAGGCGTACAAGATGCTCTTGGTGTTCGACAA GGAACCGTCAGCGAATTTTTCAGGTGTAACATTTCCTTATCCTACACCGTAGATGTCGACAATGTGCTTGATTATCATAAGAATCTCACCAGTCTGGGCATGCAAGTTCTAGTTTTCAG TGGTGATCATGACATGGTTATTCCACATAACGGTATTGAAACCTGGATAAAGTGGCTTGATTTGACGACGGATGTAGATTGGAGACCATGGTTTGTAGATGGCCAAGTTGCAGG GTACACGGAGAAGTATACAGATGGCGGATATCGATTGACTTATGCGACAATTAAG GGATCGGGCCACTCGCCTCCAGAGTACAAACGCAGAGAATGTTACAAGATGTTTGAGAGATGGATTCATTACTATCCTTTGTAG
- the LOC104453015 gene encoding serine carboxypeptidase-like 18 has product MARQKAMLNSRSQGIEKKWVCILLVLVSASVASSQYIVETLPGFPGRLPFKLETGYISVGEVEFFYYFVQSTGNPGADPLLFFMNGGPGCSGLNAFLFQIGPLKFNITDYTGGLPSLIYEPDAWTKTANIIFIDAPVGAGFSYATTASAYNSTDTLNTAQMQTFLRNWLVAHPNFETNPVFIGSDSYAGIYNPMLATAILQGNKAGLKPYVHLKGMILSCPKTDSHLEANSKIPFAYRLALISDALYQALEMDCGGEFVDSTNANCTEDLAAYDELVELINKKNVLDPDCAHLSPKSKEAFKLAISNQEKHSRSLQEFTKDYLVSLPRPHDLWCRNIEYLLVVIWGNYPGVQDALHVRPGTVSEFFRCNISLAYTEDVDNVLDYHKNLTSLGMQVLVFSGDHDFVIPHNGIEEWIKWLDLTVDIDWRPWFVDGQVAGYTRKYTDSGYRLTYATIKGAGHSPPEYKRRECYEMFHRWIHYYPL; this is encoded by the exons atggcaaggcaaaaggcaatgtTGAATTCAAGAAGCCAAGGCATTGAGAAGAAATGGGTGTGCATTCTGCTCGTGCTGGTGTCTGCCTCAGTTGCCTCATCTCAGTACATTGTGGAGACGCTTCCTGGTTTTCCTGGGAGACTTCCTTTTAAGCTCGAAACCGG GTACATAAGCGTTGGCGAGGTCGAGTTCTTCTACTACTTTGTGCAGTCTACCGGAAATCCTGGAGCtgatcctcttctttttttcatgaatGGAGGTCCCGGGTGTTCGGGTTTGAATGCCTTCTTGTTCCAGATCG GTCCGCTTAAATTCAATATTACCGATTACACTGGGGGTTTGCCGTCGTTAATCTACGAGCCAGATGCGTGGACTAAG ACAGCCAACATTATATTCATAGATGCACCAGTCGGCGCGGGTTTCTCTTATGCGACGACAGCGTCGGCGTACAATTCCACAGACACATTGAATACTGCACAGATGCAGACCTTCTTAAGAAAT TGGTTGGTGGCTCATCCAAATTTCGAAACCAATCCGGTATTTATTGGTAGCGATTCTTATGCTGGTATATACAATCCCATGCTTGCAACGGCAATTCTAcaag GGAATAAAGCTGGACTTAAACCATACGTCCACCTTAAG GGAATGATACTATCATGTCCCAAGACGGACAGCCATCTTGAAGCAAACTCAAAAATTCCATTTGCTTATAGGTTGGCCCTTATTTCAGATGCACTTTATCAG GCTTTAGAAATGGATTGTGGTGGGGAATTTGTGGATTCGACAAATGCGAACTGCACAGAGGATCTAGCAGCGTATGACGAG CTAGTTGaattaatcaacaaaaaaaatgttcttgACCCTGATTGTGCTCACCTTTCACCAAAATCGAAAGAAGCTTTCAAATTAGCTATATCAAACCAAGAAAAGCACAGTAGGTCCCTCCAAGAGTTCACCAAGGATTATCTTGTGTCGCTGCCGAGGCCTCACGATCTTTGGTGcagg AATATTGAATATCTACTTGTCGTTATATGGGGCAATTATCCAGGCGTGCAAGATGCTCTTCATGTTCGACCA GGAACTGTTAGCGAATTTTTCAGGTGTAATATCTCCTTGGCCTACACTGAAGATGTCGACAATGTTCTCGATTATCATAAGAATCTCACTAGTCTGGGCATGCAAGTTCTAGTTTTCAG TGGTGATCATGACTTTGTTATTCCGCATAACGGTATCGAGGAGTGGATAAAGTGGCTTGATTTGACTGTGGATATAGATTGGAGACCATGGTTTGTAGATGGTCAAGTTGCAGG GTACACGAGGAAGTATACAGACAGCGGATATCGATTGACTTATGCAACAATAAAG GGAGCTGGTCACTCGCCTCCAGAATACAAACGCAGAGAATGTTACGAGATGTTTCATAGATGGATTCACTACTATCCTCTGTAG